The window AAAAACATGCACCTCTTCGAAAAAAATATAGGTTTTTTCTGGGTGCATGTCATGTGCATGATGCAGACAATTAAGGCTGCCAGCGTTCCAGAGAAATACATCCTCAGGAGATACACCAAACGCCCGAACATCCAGTCAACATTCAACAGAAATGACTTGAGGACAGTAGCGTCAAACAAGGCATCCCAATACTGCATTGAAAGCTCACTGCTGACGCTGAACATGAGGGTGCACGGAAAAAGCTTGAGAAGCCAAGAGCAAATGGCGAGGTCATGGGTCGTCATGGACAAACTTGAACAAGAACTCGACGCCAAGCATTCTACTGAAAACGGAGGTGTCGCGGACAATGAAGCCATTGAGCAGGATATTGCTACAATGTTATCCGGGATGAACCTTCTGGGAGCTATTGACCCATTCGACAACGAGGAAGAGGAGCAACAGCAACAAGAGCTTGCCCATGTCCACACTCAAGAGCACCAACATgctcacatgcaagatcatgagCTTGATGGTGCTGTAGGCGAACGACATGACAACAGGACATCCTACCAGCAACAGCAGCAGGAAAGGGTGATTAAACCACCCATATTCTCAAACACAAAGGGGAGGAAGAGTAAGACACAAGCAGCGAAAGCAGCAGCCAAAAAGCCGCCACGCCCCATCAAGCGCGTGGAATTTGGCCCAGACGGCAAACCTCTCGGGGTGAGGGCATGCGGATTCTGCAACGTCGTGAGCAACCATAATTACCTCACATGCCCACTCCGCACAGATGGCACTGTCAACAAGCAAACGCTGCACAAGCAGATTGGAGCTGCCCAGGTTTCTACCAATGGAGATGACACACGTAACACCTACACTTGCCGCAAGTGTGGGGGAACTGACGGACATAATGCCCGCACATGCAAAGTGGGCAAGGAGGTCAGTGGCGCTGAACAGAAATAGGGCAAGGTACAGACTTCCAAAAAATCAAaagaagaggatgaagaagaagagttTGACGAGAATGACGACCAATCGGACGAAGACAATGAAGATGTGAGTGTTGGGGACGAGGAAACTAAAACTGACGATGAAGCTTCCAAGGCTCAACCAGGAAAGGGCACCGGCAAGGGACAACATTCGGGGCCAGTTAGGAGGAGCTCAATACTGAAGAATCCGTAGTGGTTATGCTGCTGGGTCAACTGAAAAAAAGCTTGTACTCTCAGTTGCCTCGGTACACAATGAGGAAACATATCAGAAACACTGTCGTTACCAAAACTTATTTAGCTTTATCATCGATTTCTCGATCAGTACTATAGTTAAGATATAATTTGTGATTTGTGCCAGCTGGACAAGTGACATTATTATGTACACCGTTTGATAATCCTTTTTGAATGCAGTCACAAATACACCCGTGAACACCAGTACCTCAGCAAAAATATGTTAAGGAAAAATTAAACTCTTATAGTACATCAGTACTAATAGTTCACACTCGTCAGTACAGATGGCATAGTAACCAAACACACCCATGAAGACCTCGAAAAACATCGTTTCAAAAACAAACTATGTCTGCTTCTGCCAGTCCTAGTTCACAAAGACCATCAGTACATAAAAATAATTACCTCAACCAAAATGCGAATATAATACATCCTGTACTGATGAAAATCTAATTTATCTGTAAAAAATACTCAGAGATTATCTTGATATAAACAATCCTTTAAAAAATACAaaaattgttttaaaaaacattAGCATGACACACATAGTCTCACTGGTATTTGGTAAGTTCAATTACACTTCAATCACCAGTCTAAGTACCACAGTAGAGGAGTACAgacctccatcatcaccacccctAACACGTAAAAGTGGGATTTAACAGATCATAAGTACAGCTTGACAAGACGGATCAGTGCGACAGTAAAATGCCATCATCACCACCCCTCAGACGTGCAAGTGGGATTTAGCAGATCATAAGTACATCTTGACAAGACTAGTCGGTGCAGCAGTAAAAACCCTTTGACTTGGACGGTTACTTCTTCCAGGCCACCACCCGCGCCACCCACTGAGCGGTTGCCACAAGGGACTACAAACGGGGACCCCCACGACCACCACACCCACGCCCCCGACGAACCGCCTCCCACACATCCCCGTCGACGCACTGCAAAATACCCCTTTCTCTTCCATCTCTGCCTCATTGCCAGAAACCACCATTGCCCCTTCCATCTCCACTGCACACAAACCACAAACTTCTCTCTCCCAAGCCCAcagtcgccggaggaaggcgatGGCGGAGGAACCGTCCGCCAAGCGTTATCATGGCGAGCCGACGGACAAGAGCAGCAACCTCGTCGATGTTCACGTCCCCGGCGAGAAGCGCGAGTACACCAAAACCATCATAGGAGTTGAGCTCCACGGCAAGGAGACGCTGGAGATCGTCTGCACCAGCGAACCAGACAAGGCCGACGAGGTGATCTCCAGGCTCTGGAGGAAGGCTTGCGGCCAGCGTCGTAGGATCGTCGGCATTGGTGTGCACTACACCAGCAAAGATGAACCTCCCTAGATGGCAGCAGTCCTGCAGTTGTGCGTCGACGAGCTCTGCTTGGTGTACCACATCTCAGCGGCCACAAAATGGTGAGCCATCCTACTCATTTGCCCTGTTTGGTTTATCTGTTTTATTAGTACTGTATCCTAAAAATTTCATCAGACTTGTTTCCCAACTAGATGTACTAGTGTGGTTTGTGAAAAGTGGATGCACTACTGCATTTTCTCAAGTAAATACACTATAAATGTATTTTTGAACCTGATGCACTGGATTACTATTTGGAAAATCTGGGGGAAGATTAATTTCTGAAGTTGATCGACTAGTGTAGTTTCTGTACTTGATCCAATAGTGTAGTTTATGTACTCGATGTATTAAAAAGATGTTTCTCAACTTGATGTAGTGAAGTATTTTCTGAATTTGATCTAATGTTATTTTCATAAAAAAATAAACTAACGACTTGGTGAAGCACTGGTTATGTGTTATCCTATTCAACAAAAGTAAACTAAACTAGTACCAAAGCAGAACATACAACATTGACTGAAACTATGTATAATCCAAAAAGAAAAATAACATGATGTACTTGAATTTAATTTCAGAACTTTGTTTACTAGTTTCTGAAGTACATTCATCCATTAATTATGCTATATAAGCATCTACTTCATGGATTCTTGTTTCTGAACTTGATGTAGTGAAGTATTTTCTGAATTTGGTCTAATGTTATTTTCGTAAGCAAAAAATCTAAGAACTTGGTGAAGCACTGGTTATGTGTTATGCTATTCAACAAAAGTAAACTAAACTAGTACCAAAGCAGAACATACAACATTGACTGAAACTATGTATAATCCAAAAAGAAAAATAACATGATGTACTTGAATTTAATTTCAGAACTTTGTTTACTAGTTTTTGAAGTACATTCAACCATTATTTATGCTACATAAACAACTACTTCATGGATTCATTGCttgtaaaacaaaacaaaaatgaaTAATTCAAACATCAAAGTAATGCTAATTTTCAAAATGTCTCTCCCCTTGCAGGCCCAAGCGCCTGAATGACATGCTGCAGCATGAGAGTTTGTTCACATTTGCCGGTTTCAGCATTGAAAGCGACAAAGAGAAGCTGAAGTTGTCCGGTTTGGAGATCAACCCCAACAAGTTCATCGACATTCAGCGCAAGTGGAGAGTTCCATACACCGGAAAACAGTACGACTCCTTGACTGATGTTGCAGGCAGCGTCATCCACCCATTCTACAAAGGCATGAAGAAGAACATCAACACGCAGGAAGACCACAAACTATGGGGGACCAGCCCGCTGCGAGACAACCTCATCGAGTACGCAGGAGTAGATGCGTACTCCACTTACAAGTCATGGATCATAATCGACTACATCACAGATGGTTCGGAATTTGCAAAAGAGTAGGAGGCTGAAAACGTCTACGACCGCCCCTATTACCCCTTTATGGGATGAAGATACATCAGAGCCTGCCTTAGTTTTCCTTCCGCTTGTGCTTGCCTTTTATCTTGTTGTTTCAAATTAGTAGTTTGCTCTTGATGGGTTGAACCAGTATGATTATGTCGTGCTTGTCATGGTTGAACAAGTTtacttatgtcatcaagtacaaTGTTTTGCTTATCTCATTATATAAGTTTGGTAGCTTCGTATGTTGTTAATCCATCATTTCAAATTCAAAAGTAGCTTCTGAATGGAACTTTGTGGCTGCTCTAAAGTACTAGTTATGAAGCAACTAATCACACAACGTTgttgggataattagatttatgcccctagttgtgtcccactcgtctgttttacccctaattcccaaaagtcaccggttctatccaagtcactttgctcctcttatgcttttgccctttgaccgtttga is drawn from Aegilops tauschii subsp. strangulata cultivar AL8/78 chromosome 1, Aet v6.0, whole genome shotgun sequence and contains these coding sequences:
- the LOC141033594 gene encoding uncharacterized protein, with protein sequence MAAVLQLCVDELCLVYHISAATKWPKRLNDMLQHESLFTFAGFSIESDKEKLKLSGLEINPNKFIDIQRKWRVPYTGKQYDSLTDVAGSVIHPFYKGMKKNINTQEDHKLWGTSPLRDNLIEYAGVDAYSTYKSWIIIDYITDGSEFAKE